One Obesumbacterium proteus DNA window includes the following coding sequences:
- a CDS encoding restriction endonuclease subunit S: MAVEKLITDHIDIWSSALQTRSTAGRGSNGKIDLYGIKKLRELILELAVRGKLVPQDPNDEPASELLKRIAAEKAELVKQGKIKKQKPLPEISEDEKPFELPSGWEWVRMDHVGHDWGQKTPENDFTYIDVGSINKELGIVAEPTIMQAQDAPSRARKIVRRNTVVYSTVRPYLLNIAVINDDFHPEPIASTAFAIVHPWEGISATFIYHYLRSPVFINYVESCQTGIAYPAINDKQFFAGVVAIPPLEEQLRIVDKVNDLMSLCAQLEQQSLISLDAHQQLVETLLATLTDSQNAEELAENWARISQHFDTLFTTEASIDALKQTILQLAVMGKLVAQDPNDEPASELLKRIEQEKAQLVKEGKIKKQKPLPPISDDEKPFELPEGWEWCRLGSVINIRAELVKPENYYDFFQVAPDIIEKGTGKVISQRTVKESGIKGPNSRFYKNQIVYSKIRPSLSKAFIAEYDGLCSADMYPLDCFLNAGYLLKVILSEVFLIQVRAAENRIKMPKLNIESLSNILIPVPPAGIQSAVFSKISQMDTFCDTLKSRLQSAQQTQLHLADALTDAALN, translated from the coding sequence ATGGCCGTTGAGAAGCTGATCACTGACCATATCGATATCTGGTCTTCTGCGCTGCAAACCCGCTCCACCGCTGGGCGCGGCAGCAACGGCAAAATCGACCTGTACGGCATTAAGAAACTGCGCGAGCTGATTCTGGAACTGGCGGTGCGCGGCAAACTGGTGCCGCAGGACCCGAATGATGAACCGGCGTCTGAGCTGTTAAAGCGCATTGCTGCCGAGAAAGCGGAGCTGGTGAAGCAGGGGAAAATTAAAAAGCAAAAGCCGTTGCCTGAGATTAGCGAGGATGAGAAGCCGTTTGAGTTGCCGAGTGGGTGGGAGTGGGTAAGAATGGATCATGTTGGTCATGATTGGGGGCAAAAAACTCCCGAAAATGATTTTACATATATTGATGTTGGATCCATTAACAAAGAATTAGGCATCGTTGCAGAGCCAACAATAATGCAAGCTCAAGATGCACCTTCTCGGGCGAGAAAAATTGTTCGTAGAAATACAGTTGTATATTCTACAGTTCGTCCTTATTTGCTAAATATTGCAGTTATAAATGACGATTTCCATCCAGAACCAATAGCCAGCACCGCATTTGCAATAGTTCACCCGTGGGAAGGCATTTCTGCAACATTCATCTATCACTACCTTCGGTCACCTGTATTTATTAACTATGTTGAAAGTTGTCAGACTGGAATTGCTTATCCTGCGATTAATGATAAACAATTTTTTGCTGGGGTAGTTGCGATTCCTCCATTAGAAGAACAACTCCGTATTGTAGATAAAGTTAATGATCTTATGTCCCTCTGCGCTCAACTGGAACAGCAATCGCTAATCAGTCTGGACGCCCATCAGCAACTGGTAGAAACCCTGCTGGCAACGCTAACCGACAGCCAAAATGCAGAAGAACTCGCCGAAAACTGGGCGCGAATTAGCCAGCATTTCGACACGTTATTTACCACTGAAGCGAGTATCGACGCGCTTAAGCAAACCATTCTGCAACTGGCGGTGATGGGGAAACTGGTGGCGCAAGATCCTAACGACGAACCGGCTTCTGAGCTGCTTAAACGTATTGAGCAGGAAAAAGCGCAACTGGTGAAAGAAGGGAAAATTAAAAAACAAAAACCGTTGCCGCCAATTAGTGATGATGAGAAACCGTTTGAGTTGCCGGAGGGGTGGGAGTGGTGTCGTTTAGGTAGTGTAATTAATATTCGCGCAGAGTTGGTGAAGCCAGAAAACTATTATGACTTCTTTCAGGTTGCGCCTGATATTATTGAAAAGGGAACTGGGAAAGTTATTTCGCAGAGAACAGTTAAGGAGTCTGGGATAAAAGGGCCAAATAGTAGGTTTTATAAAAACCAAATTGTATATTCAAAAATACGTCCGTCGCTCTCAAAAGCATTCATTGCTGAATATGATGGGTTGTGTAGCGCAGACATGTATCCTTTAGACTGTTTCCTTAATGCTGGTTATTTATTAAAGGTGATACTGTCCGAAGTATTTCTTATTCAAGTTAGGGCGGCAGAGAATCGAATAAAAATGCCAAAGTTGAACATTGAAAGTCTGTCAAACATCCTAATCCCTGTACCTCCTGCTGGGATTCAAAGTGCAGTATTTAGCAAGATAAGTCAGATGGATACATTCTGCGACACCCTCAAATCCCGCCTGCAATCCGCCCAGCAAACCCAGCTTCACTTGGCGGATGCGCTCACCGATGCAGCATTAAACTAA
- a CDS encoding N-6 DNA methylase → MSISSVIKSLQDIMRKDAGVDGDAQRLGQLSWLLFLKIFDTQEEELELEQDDYQFPIPQRYLWRSWADNSEGITGEALLEFVNDDLFPTLKNLTAPIDKNPRGFVVKQAFSDAYNYMKNGTLLRQVINKLNEIDFSSSQERHLFGDIYEQILRDLQSAGNAGEFYTPRAVTRFMVNRIDPKLGESIMDPACGTGGFLACAFDHVKEHYVNTTEDHKTLQQQIHGVEKKQLPHLLCTTNMLLHGIEVPVQIRHDNTLNKPLSSWDEQLDVIITNPPFGGTEEDGIEKNFPAEMQTRETADLFLQLIIEVLADKGRAAVVLPDGTLFGEGVKTKIKKLLTEECNLHTIVRLPNGVFNPYTGIKTNILFFTKGQPTKDVWFYEHPYPDGVKNYSKTKPMKFEEFQAEIDWWGNEADGFASREENNQAWKVSIDKIIARNFNLDIPNPYEGEKITHDPDELLAQYHIQQAEISELRNQLRDILGAALAGNKGAN, encoded by the coding sequence ATGTCGATTAGCTCAGTTATTAAATCCCTTCAGGACATTATGCGTAAAGACGCCGGTGTGGACGGTGATGCCCAGCGTCTGGGGCAGCTTTCATGGCTGCTGTTCTTGAAGATTTTTGATACCCAAGAAGAAGAACTGGAACTGGAGCAGGATGACTACCAGTTCCCGATCCCACAGCGCTATTTATGGCGTAGCTGGGCAGACAACAGCGAGGGCATCACCGGTGAGGCGTTGCTGGAATTTGTAAACGACGACCTGTTCCCGACCCTGAAAAACCTCACCGCGCCGATCGATAAGAACCCGCGTGGCTTTGTGGTCAAACAGGCGTTCAGCGATGCCTACAACTACATGAAAAACGGTACGTTGCTGCGTCAGGTGATCAACAAACTCAACGAAATTGACTTCAGCAGCAGCCAAGAACGCCACCTGTTTGGCGATATCTACGAACAGATCCTGCGCGACCTGCAAAGCGCCGGAAATGCGGGCGAGTTCTATACCCCGCGTGCCGTAACGCGTTTTATGGTCAACCGTATTGATCCAAAGCTCGGCGAGTCGATTATGGACCCTGCGTGCGGCACGGGCGGCTTTCTTGCCTGTGCGTTCGATCATGTGAAAGAGCATTACGTCAACACCACCGAAGACCACAAAACCCTGCAACAGCAGATCCACGGCGTAGAGAAAAAACAGCTTCCGCATCTGCTGTGTACCACCAATATGCTGCTGCACGGTATTGAAGTGCCGGTGCAAATCCGCCACGACAACACGCTGAATAAACCGCTCTCTTCATGGGATGAGCAGCTTGACGTGATCATCACCAACCCACCTTTTGGCGGCACCGAAGAAGACGGCATCGAGAAGAACTTCCCGGCAGAGATGCAAACCCGTGAAACTGCCGATTTGTTCCTGCAACTGATTATTGAAGTGCTGGCCGACAAAGGCCGCGCGGCGGTGGTGTTACCGGACGGTACGCTGTTTGGTGAAGGGGTAAAAACCAAAATCAAAAAGCTGCTCACCGAAGAGTGCAACCTGCACACCATCGTGCGTTTGCCGAACGGCGTGTTTAACCCGTACACCGGTATCAAAACTAATATTCTGTTCTTCACCAAAGGTCAGCCAACCAAAGACGTCTGGTTCTACGAGCACCCGTACCCGGACGGTGTGAAGAACTACAGCAAAACCAAGCCGATGAAGTTTGAAGAGTTCCAAGCGGAAATCGACTGGTGGGGTAACGAAGCCGACGGTTTTGCCAGCCGCGAAGAGAACAATCAGGCGTGGAAAGTCAGTATCGACAAGATCATCGCTCGTAACTTCAATCTTGATATCCCGAACCCTTACGAGGGTGAAAAGATAACTCATGATCCAGACGAGCTGCTGGCGCAGTACCATATTCAGCAGGCGGAAATCAGCGAGCTGCGTAACCAGCTGCGCGACATCCTCGGTGCTGCACTGGCAGGCAACAAGGGGGCGAACTGA
- the hsdR gene encoding EcoAI/FtnUII family type I restriction enzme subunit R, with product MAGVNKTHLTETDIISKFILPAVKEAGWDDLAQIRQEVKLRDGKIVVRGKLASRIKVKSADIVLYHKPNLPLAVIEAKANKHAISKGMQQGLDYASLLDVPFVFASNGDGFVFHDKTNPQQLESEITLSDFPTPEQLWQKYCVWKGFTQEQLPVISQDYFDDGSGKSPRYYQMQAVNRTVDAVSAGKNRILLVMATGTGKTYTAFQIIWRLWKAKNKKRILFLADRNILVDQTKNNDFQPFGAAMTKVTGRTIDPAYEVHLALYQAITGPEEHQKAYKQVAPDFFDLIVIDECHRGSASEDSAWREILEYFGSATQIGLTATPKETEDVSNIDYFGEPVYTYSLKEGIEDGFLAPYKVVRVDIDVDVQGWRPIKGQLDKYGQEIEDRIYNLKDFDRTLVIDERTMLVAQTITDYLKRTNPMDKTIVFCNDIDHADRMRHALVVLNPEQVLKNEKYVMKITGDDDLGKAQLDNFINPKKAYPVIATTSELMTTGVDAQTCKLVVLDQNIQSMTKFKQIIGRGTRINEKHGKLWFTILDFKKATELFADERFDGVPEKVLVVKPNDISDEKSDFNERLDAEDSTDDGDNVASVVREDGAEYQVNHDKSVGNGEFHDDDENKVRKFYVNGVDVKVLAKRVQYYDSDGKLVTESFQDYTRKTMLKDSEYSSLDSFVRKWQDAPRKQVIIEELEQLGVLWEVLAEEVGKDLDPFDLLCHVVYGQPPLTRQERVANVRKRNYFTKYAEPAQQVLNTLLDKYADEGVQEIEDVQVLKLKPFDTLGRPIEIIKTRFGDKKAYEQAVNELENEIYQLPPRSA from the coding sequence ATGGCTGGCGTGAACAAAACGCACCTGACTGAAACGGATATCATCAGTAAATTCATCCTTCCTGCGGTGAAGGAGGCTGGTTGGGATGATTTGGCCCAGATTCGTCAGGAAGTGAAACTGCGTGATGGCAAAATTGTCGTCCGTGGCAAATTGGCCTCACGTATCAAAGTTAAGTCTGCGGATATCGTGCTGTATCATAAGCCTAACTTGCCATTGGCAGTTATCGAAGCCAAGGCTAACAAGCACGCCATCAGTAAAGGGATGCAGCAGGGACTGGACTACGCTAGCCTGCTCGATGTTCCCTTTGTCTTTGCCTCCAACGGTGATGGGTTCGTCTTCCACGATAAAACCAATCCGCAGCAGCTCGAATCCGAAATTACTCTCAGTGACTTCCCAACGCCTGAACAACTCTGGCAAAAATACTGCGTCTGGAAAGGATTCACTCAGGAGCAGCTGCCGGTTATCAGTCAGGACTATTTCGACGACGGCAGCGGAAAATCTCCTCGTTACTATCAGATGCAGGCGGTTAACCGAACGGTAGATGCCGTATCGGCTGGAAAGAATCGTATTCTACTGGTCATGGCAACCGGTACAGGCAAAACGTATACCGCATTCCAGATAATCTGGCGTCTGTGGAAAGCCAAAAACAAAAAACGCATCCTCTTCCTTGCGGACCGCAACATTCTGGTCGATCAAACTAAAAATAACGATTTTCAGCCTTTCGGTGCGGCGATGACTAAAGTGACCGGACGCACTATCGATCCGGCTTATGAGGTTCATCTGGCGCTGTACCAGGCCATTACCGGACCGGAAGAACACCAAAAAGCCTATAAGCAGGTGGCCCCAGATTTCTTTGACCTGATTGTGATTGACGAATGCCATCGTGGCAGCGCATCTGAAGATTCTGCTTGGCGGGAGATTCTGGAGTATTTCGGCAGCGCTACCCAGATAGGCCTGACGGCAACGCCAAAAGAAACGGAAGATGTCTCTAATATCGACTACTTCGGTGAGCCGGTTTACACCTATTCGCTGAAAGAGGGCATTGAAGACGGTTTCCTTGCGCCCTACAAAGTGGTGCGTGTGGATATCGATGTTGACGTGCAGGGCTGGCGACCTATTAAAGGCCAGTTAGATAAATACGGCCAAGAGATTGAAGATCGCATCTATAACCTGAAGGATTTTGACCGCACGCTGGTGATTGATGAACGCACCATGCTGGTGGCGCAGACCATCACTGATTACCTGAAACGCACTAATCCGATGGATAAAACCATCGTCTTCTGTAACGACATCGATCACGCCGATCGAATGCGCCACGCGCTGGTGGTGCTCAACCCCGAGCAGGTGTTGAAAAACGAAAAGTACGTGATGAAAATCACCGGCGATGACGATCTCGGCAAGGCGCAGCTGGATAACTTTATTAACCCAAAAAAAGCTTACCCTGTAATTGCGACAACGTCGGAGTTGATGACCACCGGCGTTGATGCGCAGACCTGTAAGCTGGTGGTGCTGGATCAAAACATTCAGTCGATGACCAAGTTTAAACAGATTATCGGACGCGGTACGCGCATCAACGAAAAGCACGGCAAACTGTGGTTCACCATTCTCGATTTTAAGAAAGCGACCGAGCTGTTTGCCGATGAGCGCTTTGATGGTGTGCCGGAAAAAGTGTTGGTGGTGAAACCTAACGACATTTCTGATGAAAAGTCTGATTTTAATGAACGGCTAGATGCGGAAGATAGCACTGATGACGGTGATAACGTTGCCAGTGTGGTTCGAGAAGACGGTGCAGAATATCAGGTTAACCATGACAAGAGCGTAGGAAACGGCGAGTTTCATGATGATGATGAAAACAAAGTCCGTAAGTTCTATGTGAACGGTGTGGACGTGAAAGTACTGGCTAAGCGCGTTCAGTATTACGACTCTGACGGTAAACTGGTGACTGAATCCTTCCAAGATTACACCCGCAAAACGATGCTCAAAGACAGCGAATACTCCTCACTGGATAGCTTCGTGCGTAAATGGCAGGATGCACCGCGCAAACAGGTCATCATCGAAGAGCTGGAGCAGTTGGGTGTTCTGTGGGAAGTCCTCGCCGAAGAGGTGGGGAAAGATCTCGACCCGTTTGATTTGCTCTGCCATGTGGTGTACGGTCAGCCGCCGCTAACCCGTCAGGAACGCGTGGCCAATGTGCGTAAGCGCAATTACTTCACCAAATACGCTGAGCCAGCACAGCAGGTACTTAACACGTTGTTGGATAAATATGCCGATGAAGGCGTGCAGGAAATTGAGGACGTTCAGGTACTTAAACTGAAGCCGTTCGATACGCTGGGGCGTCCGATAGAAATCATCAAAACCCGCTTTGGTGACAAGAAAGCATATGAGCAAGCCGTCAACGAACTGGAGAACGAAATCTACCAGCTACCGCCACGCTCAGCCTGA